Below is a genomic region from Microbacterium esteraromaticum.
GGCGCGCCCTGGCATCCCGCCTGCACCGGCCCTACCTCATCCCCGCGCCGGCCTGGGCGCTGAGGCTGGCACTCGGCCGCCCAGCGGCCGACTCGCTGCTTCTTCCCGATGCCGACGTGTCCCCCGATGCTCTCACCCGCAGTGGATTCGAGTTCCGCCACCCCACCGCACCGGATGCCATCGCCGCCGCGATCGGGTGAGCGATGGGCCGCACCGCCCGCAGGGCGCCGCAGCAGAGGGACGGCCGATGAGACGGCCATCACTCTGCTGAGGCACGGTCGATCGTCAGGCGCGCGCGGCCGCAGGCACTGCCCGGGCGGGCTGCGGCTCGGAGAAGATCACCACGATGATCACCGTGATTCCGACGACGACGTGAGGAACCCACGCGTTCGGCGCTGCCGAGATGAATCCGAACAGCCATGGGGACAGAGCCAGGAACAGGCTCGCCACCACGTCGAAGGCGAGATGCACGGGCATCGGGATGAGCTTGATCGGACCCCATTCGTAGCTCGTGAGCAGGCTGTAGACGATGAGGCCGATGCCCAGCACGATGGGGATCACGACGGCGGGACCGCCCATCGCAGCGAATCCGAACAGCCAGGGTGCGGCGATGAGCGCGATTCCGACCAGATAGTCGAGCACGCCGTGGACTTTGGTGGGGATGAAGCGCATGATTCCTCCTTGATCGGTCGAATCGCGGAAGGCGACTCACCGGGGATTCGTCACCCCGGACCGATCGGATTGGATGCGTTCAGGAGCGCGCCCACCCGTAGCGCTCGATGAGCGCCTGCGCCACGCGGCCGTATCGGGCGGCATCGAGCACGGCCGCCTCGCGGCGCATGCCGTCGTGGTGCACGCTGTACAGCTGTTCGATGTCGACCCACGACTCGCGTCCCCGAGAATCCCAGTCGCCCGAGCCGATCGCGATGAAGTCGCGGTCACGGTCATGGGCCTTGCTTGTCATCCGCACGGCGTAGACGCGATCGGCGGCGTGCCGGCCGATGACGAGCACGGGGCGGTCCTTGCCTCGCCCGTCGTTCTCCTCGTACGGAACCCAGGTCCAGATGATCTCGCCCGAGTCGGGCAGACCGTTGCGGGAGGGCGAGTAGCCGACGCGCACATCCCGGACGCGTTCGGGGTCGGCTCGTACGGTCTCGGACCCGGGCATCCGCCCCGCAGAGGGTTCGGCATCGCGAGTCGAACGGACGTCGCGCTCGCGCCCATCGCTCCGACCCTCCGGCCGCAGCGTGGCACGCGGGCGGGGACGGGCCTGCTGCCCGTCCCCGCTGCGTCCCGACAGGACCCTGCCGAGAATGTCTACGACGACCGAGATGATCTTCCTGCTCGAGCTCACCCGCCCACAGTAGCGGGCTGCACCGGCTCGAGCGCGTAGCCCTCCTCGCCGTGCACGGCCAGGTCGACTCCTGCGATCTCGTCCTCGCCGGTGACGCGGAATCCGATCGTCTTCTCGATCGAGAACCCGATCACATACGCGACGACGAACGAGTAGATCAGCACTCCTCCTGATGCGATCACCTGAACCACGAGCAGACGCCAGTCACCGCCGGTGAAGAGTCCCTGTCCGGTGGCGAAGAAGCCCAGGTAGACCGTGCCGATCAGGCCGCCGACGAGGTGCAGACCGACGACGTCGAGCGAGTCGTCGAAGCCGAGGCGGAACTTCAGGTCGACCGCGAGTGCGCAGGCGGCCCCCGAGATCGCGCCCAGCAGCAGCGCCCAGCCGGGTGTCAGGGCGGCGCACGCCGGAGTGATCGCGACGAGTCCTGCGACGAGCCCCGACACGGCGCCGACGGAGGTCGGCTTTCCGACGCGCAGCTTCTCGACGAGCACCCAGCCCAGGATGCCGGCAGCCGCGGCTCCCAGGGTGTTGATGGCGATCAGGCCGACACCGCCCATGTCCTCCGAGAGCCACTCGGCGCCGGCATTGAATCCGAACCACCCGAACCAGAGAAGCGCAGCTCCCAGCAGCGTCAGCGGCACGTTGTGCGGCTTGTTCAGCTCGCGCCCGAAGCCGATGCG
It encodes:
- a CDS encoding SPW repeat domain-containing protein: MRFIPTKVHGVLDYLVGIALIAAPWLFGFAAMGGPAVVIPIVLGIGLIVYSLLTSYEWGPIKLIPMPVHLAFDVVASLFLALSPWLFGFISAAPNAWVPHVVVGITVIIVVIFSEPQPARAVPAAARA
- a CDS encoding ammonium transporter, which codes for MDATGNVSWVITATALVLLMTPGVAFFYGGLVRAKSVISMMMMSFGAIGLIAVLWVLFGFSMSSVSSPTQFAGNPFADLGLAAAAAGPDANVALLGVAYGATFAIITVALISGAIADRARFGPWLIFVGVFGTLGYFPIAAWVWGGGWIMHLGTTLFGEDSGIAVIDYAGGTAVHINAGAAALALAIVLGKRIGFGRELNKPHNVPLTLLGAALLWFGWFGFNAGAEWLSEDMGGVGLIAINTLGAAAAGILGWVLVEKLRVGKPTSVGAVSGLVAGLVAITPACAALTPGWALLLGAISGAACALAVDLKFRLGFDDSLDVVGLHLVGGLIGTVYLGFFATGQGLFTGGDWRLLVVQVIASGGVLIYSFVVAYVIGFSIEKTIGFRVTGEDEIAGVDLAVHGEEGYALEPVQPATVGG
- a CDS encoding type II toxin-antitoxin system PemK/MazF family toxin codes for the protein MPGSETVRADPERVRDVRVGYSPSRNGLPDSGEIIWTWVPYEENDGRGKDRPVLVIGRHAADRVYAVRMTSKAHDRDRDFIAIGSGDWDSRGRESWVDIEQLYSVHHDGMRREAAVLDAARYGRVAQALIERYGWARS